The Candidatus Zymogenus saltonus DNA segment TGGATCTGTTGGATAGGTGTTCGATGGCTTCGTCGGGTTCGAGAAGGTCAATGAAATAAAGGGAGATGTCGATATTCAAAAGCGGCCTCTTGTTGTTGTTCATATTGTCAATGAGGAGATTTTTCAGCTCAAATTCCCCCTTTTTTGTCAGAGAGTAGAGGTTCTTTTGGGGCCTCTTGGAGTCTGAGACGGATTTATGGATCACACAACCATCCTCTTCCAGTTTATTCAGCGTGTAGTAGATTGAGGTGTTGTCAACGTTAATGAGATTGGTAAGTTCCTTTTCGATAACCTTGCGAAGCTTGTATCCGTGGTTGTCTCCCCGCATAAGGAGTCCCATAAGCACGATTCTAAGCATTCTTCTTTCCAATAAAAGGTTAAAAAAAGTACCTTGGAGTTAACTTGACATCTTTTTTATCTCCCTTTAATGGGGCCGCAACCTGTTTATGTGTCTGTTATTGTGCATATCTTCTTGCGGATTGGGGAGATGGAAATAAAAATATTTGGGAATTATAAACGATTTTCCACCAAATTAGTTAGATAAGAAACTACAATTTCGAATATATCATCATTATAACGGTTATTA contains these protein-coding regions:
- a CDS encoding helix-turn-helix transcriptional regulator: MLRIVLMGLLMRGDNHGYKLRKVIEKELTNLINVDNTSIYYTLNKLEEDGCVIHKSVSDSKRPQKNLYSLTKKGEFELKNLLIDNMNNNKRPLLNIDISLYFIDLLEPDEAIEHLSNRSKELRKLIYILKRSEKEARGKDPKSSEEVIYSHNRRLAQTELEFLKDLIESLKGK